In the genome of Terriglobia bacterium, the window CGGAAGCCACCGCCTGTTCGGACCATTGACTGCGGGGCAGATATTCTGGGCATCAGCGGCTATTGGTGACTGGATGCAGCGGAAATTCCGGCCGGCGACGGGAGTCCGCCAGACCTCTACACAAGATTTCCAGCCAGTCCCAAATCCGAGAATATTCCGAATTCTTGACTAGCCGCCTTCGCTGCGCGCCGAAGTTGCCTGTCCACGACGGTAATATCGCGCCGGTTGGCTCCGAGATTCAGCCGCGCGCAGTGTCCGGTTCAGTGGATGGGAACGATTCGGACGCTGTGGTCATAACCGGTTGCGGATGCAGTCATGGTCATTTCCAATCGCAACTCACGGCGAGGGCGATATATCAGCGCCGGTCGGAAGCAGACCAGGCAACGATGTCCACGGCGGCGCACGCTGGGATAGACCAGGCCATTCGCTCGCTGCTCGATCAGGAGTTCCCGCGCGAAAGATTGTGATTTCCTGTAACAGGCGGGCACCGGCTCTGGTTGCAGATACTCGGAGTAACGCCGGGCAGGTCGAAACACGTGGAAGTCGCTGTCGAAGTCGGCAAGCCAATCGTCGTAGGTCGAGGTCTCCTGATCGGGGCGCTGATGCGGAAGCTCGGGGACAACGATCTCGGCCAGGCGCCGCTTCTTGTGATAGCTGACCTCGGCCACGGAAGTCTCAAGTTCGTCGGCGGCATACCAGCCGCCGCGCGTGGCATCGCTGAAGCGGGCTCCGTATTCGTGGGTATGGGTGAAGGCCGCGTTCACGATCTGAGCGTTGGGAATTCCGTAGACCAGCTCATAGGGACCGATCCCTGCCAGCCCGTGCTGCTCGCCCTGGATGCGGTCATTGGTCGCTCCATCGAGCAGAACGAGTTGCTCGAGCATACGGTCATCGTCGGCCACCTCTGCGAGCACGGTTTCCCGCTCACTATAGAGCGCAGGGATGAGGCGATGTTGCGCTTGGAAGGAGAAGTGTCGACGCGAGGGGATCATTGCCCGCCACGCCAGCTGTCGAGGATGCGCCGGACCGCCACCATGCCCGGCTGTCCATGTCGGATCATGAACTCGACCGGTGGTTGCCCGGCAAACAGGGGACCACGATTTCCCAATGTCACCCAGCGATCCGCCCAGGGATCGCCGAAGTAGATGTGCAGCGCTTTGTAGATACCAAGGATCAAGGAGACGCGGACCAGCGTGTCCTGGTTAAGCTTGGTACGCTTGGGATGGGACTTCCAGGCATGGAAGGTCGAGGAAGCAATGCCGCCCAGCAGGGCGCGTGCCTGCGATTCCGACAAATTCCAGCGCCCGGCGATGTTGAGAAAGCCTCGGATGGCTGAGGCACTGAGGCGTTCGCGTTCGGTGGCATCGCCTAGATCAGCAGCGCGATCGAAGCCGTAGCCGGCGACCGCCGGTAGATAGGGAAAAGCGTTCATTAACACGCCTCGAAATCGATAATAATTATCCTCGATTTCGAGATCAGGTGTCAACCGCCTCCATCGTGCGAGAATTCAGCCGCGAAGTGCGTTCCCCTTCGGTTGTGCAACCTGGTTGCACAAATCGGGTGCTTGCCCCGCACCCGTTAGAAACTGAGGCGCGGCCAATCTCTCGGGGGAAGGGTCCACGCGCGCATGGGTTCGGAAGCACACTAATAAAACTACGGCCGGGTACCAAATTTTGGCTACATTTCGCAGTATTTTTTTCAATCGAGGACGAAGTCCCATATCGTGCACCGTGGCCGTTACTCCTCCTCATCGAAAAACGCATTGATCTCCTGGGTAAGCAGGTCGGAAAACAGCAGCATCGGGCAGCTCTTCTGACTGCACTGGCTGTTCCGCCAAACCATTTCGGTTACTTGGGCGGGCGTGATGAGGATTCTCGGTTGTGGTTGAGCATCGGGATCGAAGGCGCCGCAAAAGTCGAGAAGCAGTTCGGCGAGCTTCCGTTTCCCGTCCGGCTGCAGATCCGGTCTCAGGATACCGGCACAGGCCCAGGTCGCATTGACGCGCTCCTCAATCTTCTGCAGCTCTAATTTTCTTTTCGCGGCGAGCTGCTCAGCCTTCGCACGGCGACTTCGTCTTGACATGATTTGGTCCGGTTATGCTCGGCTTTCCTGAAGTGTTCATCGACGGCGTTGCAAGACTTCGAAGTCAACGACAATGGGGTCCCGCTCTACTCCGCCCGAGCTCTCATCAAGTAGTGCAGCGTTGATGTGGTACGTCTTGCCTCGCTTGCGGGTGCCGTAACCCGCGTGCACATGGCCGCAGATATGCAGGATCGGTTGTACTCGTTTGAGAGCCTCTAGTAGCTCTCGGTCTCCTTCACGTTCCTCAGAGCCTGGAGGTCCGTCGAGAATTCCATAGGCAGGGCCATGCGAAATCAGGATTTCTATATCTGTGGGAATCTGCGCCCATCGCTTCTTGCGGTCTTCAGGGTTGGACATCCCGAAGGCTCCGCCGTAGAGTGGCGTCCCTGGAGAGCCCCAGATCTTGACCCCTTCGATCTCGACCCCCGCATCAATAAGCAGGATCGCGTTGCTGATGGCACCTCGGTTGCGAAGGTCTTCCAGCAAGTATTCGTGATTTCCCGGAACGACCACCTTGTACCGATGAGGCAATTCCCCGAGCCACCGATTGAAATCATGCAACATCGAGGGGCGCTTGGAGAAGAATGTGAAATCGCCAGCGTGGATCAGCATGTCGCCATTTGGAACAACCAGTTCCCGATGCAGTTCGTGCGTATCGCTCATGCAGACGATGCGCATTAGCTACTACCTCGCAGAGTGGCACAACGATAGTGGGCGTCTTTCTGTGGGGTGATGTTTTTGGGCAAGTGGAAGGTTCCAATGATGGCCTTCGGAGCAGCAGGATTCGCGATAATGCAGGAATCGGCGAATAGGAAGAATGTCGCATGCCTTTTGTCATAGCCGACTCGCCCGCGGGGTGGTTCATCATACTCAACATCAGCGGGAATCGTGCGGCGCCGTTGCAGCATTGACCGGAAGTCGATGTGTCCGGTCGCGTGGGTCAGCGCATCCCCGTAAGGCTCCGCTTTGGACAGCGGGGTCGAGTCGGTGATGAGCCTTCTGCCGTAAAGCCAGAAAATGCCAACGCGGGGCTCTACTTCAGGCTTTTCGTGCTTTTTCGGCATCGTTTTGTAACACGGGTGGTCAGGACCCGCTTCATATGCTTTTTTAGCCCTTGGGGCGCATCGGGACAGTTGTACGCGAAGTGCTCTGCCACAACCTCCCGGGTATACCTCTCGTAACCATGGCCGCACCAAAGGCAGAACCCCACGTAGTTCTTGGAATCGCTCGCGATTTCCTTGAGCGCCTCAGGGAGTTTAGCTGGGAACTGAATCTCAACCGCTCCGGCTTCTTTGACCGCCTCTAACTCAGCCGGGCTAATTCCGTTTTCGTGTTTGGGACAGGCGCGAAGTTCGATTGGGCAGTCGCTGTGGTCGCCTACGTCACAAGGGAGGTCACAAAAGCACATGCATTTGGGATTGCTGCATTCGTAATGATGACCGCCGATACCGCACAAGTGTTTATGAGCCATAGTCGTCTCAGAAATGGGGCACGGTTGTCTCGTGCCCCGGAGAGTGATTGTTTGAGCTATTTGCGACGAATGAGCAAACCGCTATCAGCGTGATTGCTAGAAACGATGCGGCTCGCGGAATCGCGGGTCTCGTTGAAATGGGTGGTTGTGCGACCAAGCAGGTGCCCGCTGTTGTCACGCACCACGGCACCGCGACCAGAATCGAAGCCGGTGGTGAGTCTACCGACGACCTGGCGTTGGAAATCGCGAATGTAGTGAGTCTTGAGTGGCAACTGATCCTCCTTCCACACCCTTAACCTACGGCGATACGCGAGAAAATGGCTACAGTTGAGGAGCGCTGTATTCAAAATTTCCTCGGCAGCCGTAGATTTCTGAATGGCTCGCCTTTATTGCGTAGATCTCGGGTTTCGTGAAGCCCCCAACCTCGTCCGGATGGCCACAAGCATCTTTGTTGCGGCAGAGAATGCTGCGGCGGCGATCCAGTACGTTGAGGATAGATTCTCAGCAGTCCTCCTCCGGGCATCCATCCAGCGTGTGGTGGAGGCCGAAGGTCTGATCATGAACTGGACCTCCGGTGAGCTCGAATTGGTTCGCGATTCGGAACAGACGCAGTTTGAGGGTAATCCAAACACTCAGCCGTGGGATTAGCTACGCTCGGTCGCTCACACCCAAATGCTGCCGAATACTGGCAATCAGCAAGGGGTGTGGCCGGACTTCGCCACGGAGGTGTCTCAGGAAGAGCAGGGAATCGGCGAAGCTCAGGTAGCCGACGCGGTCGAGATAGGCGGCAACCACGGCCGGGGCACGGGACACGCCGGTTTGGCAGTGCACAAGAACTCGTCCGGTGGCAATGTGGGTTTCGATTGCTCCCAGCAAAGAGAGGAGTTGCACACCCGGAACCGGGATGCCATGCACCAGAGGCAGGTGCACGTAGCGAATCTCGGGGTTGCGATGTTCGAGAGTGGCAGAGAGAGATCACGGTAGAGATATGCCAGGGGTTCTTGAGGGTGAGCATTTCCGCGTCCTCGCGGTCGCCCAGGTAAAGTCGGTCGAAAACACGGGTCATCGCTGTTGTCCCAGAGGTAGATTCGAGACCACCTTTTCTAAACTACCGGGAAAATCATTTTTTTGGATAGAAGGCTCCGACTGTAGCTGCTGTCGGACGAAGATGCGAAAAGAAAACTACTGCTCAGCAGCAAGACTGCAAGAAGTTTCAGGCGCATCTGACCCATTTCTGGCAAGACGTTTCTGAGGTGCGTGGTTTGTGATTCTAAGTGGGGGTGTCAGGAATTCGGCCGGTCAGAACATTGTCATATCGGCAACTGCGACACCAGAGCGTCAATGTCTTCCTTCGTGTTGTAGAAATGCGGGGCGATTCGCAGGCGCCCCAAACGAACGGAGACGATAATGTTCTTGGCCTCGAGTTGCTGATGGATGTTCTCTGAGGGACGAGCCGGATTGTCACAGATTACGATGGCGGACGTTTCGCCGGGTTCGGACGGGCTATGAACGGTGTAGCCACGCTCTGCAAGAGCTTCCCGGAGATAGGCGACAAGGTACAAGAGATATTCTTCGATCTGCGGTGGTCCCACCTCGAGGAACATCGCCAGAGTGCGGCCCACTCCGCAGATGCCGACCTCATTCATCGTGCCGCACTCGAGGGGTAGCGCTCCTTCGCGAAACTCAAGTCTTTCATGCACCGCGTAGTCCCGGAAATTCTGTACCGAGGTCCATCCTATGACAGTCGGTTCAACTCTTTGCCGGGCGCGGTCGGACAGATAGAGGAGGGAAATGCCTTTAGGTCCGAGCAGAAATTTGTGTGTGCCCGCGGCGAGCGCATCCACGAAATCGCGCTCCACGTCGAGTTGGAATGCACCGAGACCTTGGACGGCATCAACCACAAACAGAATGTCGCGTTCACGACAGAATCGTCCGATCCGCTGGAGATCGAATCGCTGACCAGTCCCAAATTGAACCCAACTGAGCGTCAGGACACGTGTTCTGTTGTTGACAAGGGAGAGAAGTCCATCGACTTCAATTCGTCCACCAGTCTCAGGCTGGAGGCGCAGTTCAACTCCGTATGCGGAAGCAAGTCGTGACCACGGATAGACGTTGGCGGGAAATTCGATGGCCGCCGAGACTACGTTATCGCCAGGTCGCCATGAGATTCCATTGGCGATCGCGGAGAGAGCCTCGGAGGTGTTGCGAAGGAATGCAACCTGCTCCGGCCGGGCATTAATCAGTCGGGCTGCCGCTGCGCGGGTTGCCGCGGTCGTCTGTTCCCACTGCTCAAAATTCCGGCCGCCGTGCTTCGCCACCCCATCCAGCATCTGTTGCATCGCTTGCATGGTGGGAAGTGGCAGCGGTGCAACGCTGGCATGGTTAAGATACGTATAGCGCTGGGTGATTGGGAAAAGGCTGCGATACTGATATGGAAAGTCTCTCGGTAAAACGGGGTTAGCTGCTGCTGCCGCAGATTCTGCCACGTCGATGAATTGTCTGACCTTTTCCTGGTCCCGCGCCAAGTCGAGCTCCGTGGCACCGTACGGCGGATCACGTCTCCGTCAGTGGTAAGGCCGCGATGTGCCGCGACGGTTATTGTCGAGCAAGCTCCGCAGGTTTCATGAGCCTGCATTCGGTAAATGCAACGAATGTTGCACAACGGAATCTATACAGACATCGATGATGTGTCAAGGGTTTCTATGTTGGAGGCAAGAAAATTCGATGTCCTCAGCGATCGTCCCCTAGCAGCAGTTGACAGCGGTTGCGGAAGTTCGCGCAGTCCGGTAACCTTCAGCGCACATCCTAACGGTTGTAACATCCAACAGTTGTTTCACTACGAGACCTTGAGGGCCTGAAGATGGGATCAGGACGCGGCTATTCGGCAATGGCAGTAAAGCAGAAAGGGAGCCGTCCGGACTTGATCCGAGGGCTGGGTGTTTCCGCTGCTGCCGCTATTGTCATGGGAACGATGATCGGCACCGGCATCTTTCTCAAACCCAGCGAAATGGCCAACCAGGCTGGCGTGATCGGGATCGTTTTCGCCGCCTGGATTGTCGGCGGCATCCTGTCGCTCTTCGGCGGCCTTTGCTACGCGGAACTCGGGGCGTCAATTCCTGAAGCTGGTGGGGAATACAGTTACCTACGCAGAGGCTTCGGCCCGGTCTGGGGATTTCTTTTCGGATGGATGCACTCGGTCGTCGCACGGCCAGCTTCGGTTGCAGCCATTGCAGCAGGACTGGCTCGGTTTTGTGCGTTCCTGTTTCCCGTCCTGGCAACACCACTCTATGTAATTCATGGCCAGATGCCGTTTCTCAATCAGCCAATTCAGTTCGCATTTACATGGATGCAGCCGCTTTCTGTGGTGTCCCTGATTGTGATCTCGTATGTAAACTACCTCGGGATCCGCGCGGGTGGCCGCTTACAGGTGGCGCTCACGATTGTGAAAGTGCTCTCACTGCTCGTGATCATCGTGGGAGGGCTAATGTTCCTGCACCGCGGTGAGCATATGACCCACGTAGAAATCGGGCGGCTCTGGCCGGCAAACCTGGGATGGAAGGAGATTGGGGGCTTCTTCGGTGCTCTGGCGGCCGCTGTATGGGCCTACGACGGCTGGAATGATCTGAACCTCGTCGGCTCCGAGGTTGAGGATCCGGGACGAACTTTTCCGAGAGTGATCGTGACCGGGATGCTGATGGTCATTGTGTTGTTCCTGCTTTTCAATTACGTGTGTTTTACCGCCCTGCCGTTCAGCAGTATTCAAACTTCGCGAGATGTAGCTTCGGATGTCTTTTCGAGTTTCGCAGGCAAAGCGGCAGGACTCTGGATCACCGTCATCATGGCTATTTCCGCGCTGGGCACGCTCAATTCTTCGGCTTTGAGCGGCGCCCGAGTGGACTACGCCATGGCGCGGGACGGCTTGTTTTTCCGGTTCGCAGGCGCCGTGCACCCGAAGTATCGATCACCTGGAAACGCCCTCATTTTCCAGTGCTGCATGGCGAGCCTGATGGCTCTTTCCGGGACCTTCGAAGACCTTACATCGCTGGTGATGTTTGGCAGTTGGATTTTCTACGGCTTTGCGGTTGCAGCCATGATCCGGATGCGAATTACGGAGCCCGACCTGCCGCGGCCTTTCCGTACCTGGGGCTACCCGCTCGTGCCCGTATTGTTCATTGCGGGGGCGTTTGCCCTTGCGGTGAGTATGTGGCTCAACCGCCCGATTCGTTCTTCGATCGGATTGGTGCTGATCCTCTGTGGGCTGTTTTTCTACCGCTCGTGGCGAACGCGCGCAGCGCAGGGTTCGGCAGAGTTCTCTAAGTAGAAATCCCAATATGAGCTGTTGACAGCGGTTACGAGAGGGTGGTACCGTCCGTCGCGAGCGTGAAACATATGTTGCAGTTATGATAAAGTTCGTGAACAGCGCCCAGCCAGGAAGGTGATCCATGACCGTTACAGCCACAGCCAAAAAGGTAGCGCTCTCACAGCGAGCGGCGCGACTGGTGCCAACCATGCCTCCCCCAGAACCTGCCGACGTGATTTCGTTGGGTTCCGGACATGGCTTCCCCGGAGTTTTCCCGGATCTCACAGAGATGGCGACGGTTGCACTGTCGCAGTATCGTCCGGAAACGTTGCAGTACGGGCCGACGCTGGGCTTACCGGACATGCGGGAATGGATCGCCGGCTATATGAGGGAGAACGGGGTTGAGACCTCGGCCGACAACGTGCTCGTAGTTAACGGCGCAAAGCATGGCCTGGATTTGATTTCGCGCCTTTTGCTTGACGAGGGAGATACCGTCATCGTCACCGCGCCCACCTACTTCACTTGTATTCCGATCTTCAAGACATTTGGTGTGAAGTTCATCGAGGTGTCACAGGACGAGCACGGACTCGTGGTGGACGAACTGGAAGAGACGTTGCAGCGACGCGAACGCGAGGGACTTCCAACTCCGAAGCTGATCTACAACGTCCCGGATTATCACAACCCGGCAGGCGTTACGATGCCGCGGGATCGGCGCGAAAGATTGGTCAGGATTGCCGAGGCGCATGGGATGTACGTGGTTGAGGACAGCCCTTATCGCCGGGTGCGATTTGAAGGGGAGCAGGAGCCAATGGTAAAGGCGTTCGACCGCGGCGACACGGTCTTCGTGCTGGGCACATTTTCGAAATTGGTAGCTCCCGGGATGCGTGTCGGCTGGATTGTCACGTCGCCGGAAATGGTTGCTCGCTTGGCGCAATTGAAATCGGATCTTGGGTCGTGTCCGCTGACACAACGAATCATCCTCGAATTCTGTCGTGCTGGGCTTCTGGAGAAGCACACGAAGCGGGTCCAGGACACGTATCGCAGGCATCGCGACACGATGATTGCGGCATTACGAAAAGAACTGCCCGAGGCATCTTTCGTGGTGCCTCATGGCGGCTACTATCTCTGGCTGACATTGCCGAAACACATTGACGCGGACAAATTGACGGAACGCGCAATGGCCGAGAAGGTGGGAATCATTCCGGGAAGCAAGTTTTACGCCGGCAATGGTCCGAAGGGGCTGGGCGCCCCGAAAAATAACATTCGGCTCTGCTATAGCCATGCCGATCCCCACGAGATCGAAGAAGCTATCCACAGACTCGCGCGAGCCGTGAGATCCATGAGCGCCTGATAGATGCTCGGAAATAAATGCTGAGGAGGTGGACGTGGCTTCCGTCCTGAGGATCGGTCCCGTTGTAGCGGAGCGAGGCCAGGTTGCGCGAGGATTTCTGCCGGTTGGCGAGACGATTACCGGGCCGGTTCAGTTGCCGGTCATCGTCATCCATGGTGCGGAGCGAGGGCCGGTACTTTGCCTCACCGCCGGGGTGCACGCGACGGAGTACGCTTCGATCGACGCAGTGATGCGGCTCATCAACGAGCTGCGGCCCGAGTCATTGCGGGGCTCGGTGGTTGCGGTGCCGATTGTGAACATGCACATGTTCAGCTCCCGTTCACCGTTTGTTTCACCTCTGGATGGCGTCAACCTGAACAAGATAGCTCCCGGCGGCAAGGGCTCGATCTCCGAAATGCTCGCGCAGAGCCTTTTCGAAGAAGTGATCACAAAATCGGAATACCACATCGATCTTCATGCCGGCGACTTTGGCGAGATGTTGCTGGAATTCGCCGGATATAGTCTGACTGGAAACGGCGAATTGGATCGAAAAGGAGAAGCCCTGGCTCGAGTGTTCACTCCCCGGGTGTTCTGCCTGGCGCCGAAGGGTAGCACTCTGCCACCCTCGCCCGGCTTCGTGGCCAACGCAGCGGCAAATAAGGGAATTGTTTCCATCCTCGCGGAAGCTGGCGGAAACGGAACTCTGGAAGAGCTCGATGTTCAGATTCACGTCCGGGGAGTTCGCAACGTACTTCGGTTTCTCAAGATGATGGATGGCGACCCGGAAATTCCGGGCCCGCAAGTGCAGGCGACCGACTGGCACAACACCAGAACTAGTTGTTCGGGACTGATGCATTTGAAAGTTTCTGTAGGCGACGAGGTACGGGCGGGACAGGAGATAGCCGAAATACGGGACGTATTTGGTCAAACTGTCGAGACGGTTCGAGCCGCAAAGGGCGGCCTGGTAATGCTGGCTTGGGCTCATAAGGCGGTCAAATCGGGGGATCCGGTGGTTCGGTGCTGGTCCACAAGACCGGCGTTGCCATTCGCGGAGACGGACCGTTTCATCTCTCGTGCTAGGTGAAAAAGGTATGTAGCGATACAATTTCGCTTTCCGAAAGGTCCTCTGTGACAGTGCACGTAGATCGCAATACTCTTCCCAATGGTACATGGGCGCTTCTGCGGAACCTCACACCGCGAAGGCGCGAAATCATCCGACCGGTTCTGGAGAGTCCCAGTACATATGTTCTGCTCGGGCTTCGCGGTGTTTCACGAAAGCTGAAAAGTGACCCGGCAACCGTATTGCGCACGGTGCAGGCCATGGGGTTCAAGCGCTACCGCGACTTCCAGCAGTACCTTCACGAGTACACGATTGCATTCAGCACCTCGCTCGAAGCTCTCGAGAAGGGATCAGAGCGCGCCAAGGGGACGGAAGGACTGATCCAGGCCTCAATCAAGCGGGACATGGACAACTTGAAGCAACTGCAGAACACGCTAGATCCGGGCCGGGTAATTGCGGTCGCCCAAAAGGTTTATGAGGCCAGGAGAATTCTCCTGATTGGCGGCGACATGGTAACCGCCCTCGTCACCTACCTGGACTACAACCTTGCGATGTTGGGGTTGAACGTAGTGCGTGCGGTATTGCCGGGAGAAATCAATCACCGGGTTCGCACAATCGGCAAGCAGGATGTGGTGATCGGGATCTCCTTCGGGCGCGGATTGCGACAGACGGTCGAAGGTTTGAAAGAAGCGCGAGAGAACGGCGCCTATTGCGTGGCCGTGAGCGATACATTCATCTCACCTGTCGCAAAACACGCGGACCAGTTTTTTCTCACGCCAACGGAAAAGCTCTCATTCGCAGATTCCTACGTTGCCTGCATGGCGCTGTTCAATGTACTGCTGATTGCATGCGCAAACGTGGAACGTCGTAGCACGATGGCCCTGCTGAAGAAGGTCGCACAGGAGCAGCGGTCGGGATATCGCTGGTATTTCGAGGAGCCTCACACGCCGTCGCACAACAACGACTAAGATGTGTGCAGGCTTTTCGAAGCAGATGTTTCAAGGAAAATCAACCCAGCCTTCTCTGCCTTGACATGATCTCGTTGGGGTTATACTCTGCCACGGTCCCCCTGAAAGCAACAATTGTTTCATTTGCCGGAAACCTAGGGCCGGGGGGACTGGGAGAGAAACAGAGATGGCTTTCGCCCGACTTCGTTCTGCAGTGCTACCCACAATTGTTGGCTATCTTTTCCTGTGCGCGGCGGCGATGGCCCAGGGGCCGCGGTTCGAAGTCTCATTCCCGGCATCGTTACAGGCACAACCGATTACGGGCCGCTTGATTGTCGTTCTTGCAAGAAGAGACAGCCCTGAGCCCCGGTTGACCATCTCGGAGCTTGGCCCGCCAATTTATGGAATTGACGTGGATCAGTTGCAGCCCGGAAGTCCGGCGGTTGTAGATTCACGAGCCTTGGGCTTCCCCTTGAAAATGTCAGAACTGCCTGCGGGAGATTACTACGCGCAGGCGGTCATGAATGTTTACACCGAGTGCCATCGCACGGACGGGCACAGCGTGTGGGTTTACATGAATGACGGGCTTGGAATGCACCTGCTGAATACCGCACCGGGGAATCTTTACAGCGAACCCGTGAAGGTGCACGTCGATCCGGCAGCACCTTCGACAGTCAAGCTTGAACTCTCGAAGGTGATTCCGCCCGACCCGGAACCGCAGGACACGGCGTGGTTGAAGCACGTGAAGATCAAGAGCGAGTTGCTCACCAGGTTCTGGGGCCACCCGGTATTCATAGGGGCGACGGTTTTGTTGCCTAAAGGATACGACGAGCATCCGCACGCTCATTATCCGGTCGTATATGTGCATGAGCACGGCATTCCATTTCAATTCACGACGGACGCGAGCCATGAAGAGCAGGAGAAGCGAGGAGCACGCGCCGCGAATGTAGAGACCGGTTACGAGTTCTACCAGTCGTGGGACTCGGATAAATTCCCAAGGTTCATCGCGGTGACCTTTCACCAGCCGACGCCATTTTTCCCCTCCTCCTATTCAATCAACTCTGCAAATGATGGCCCGTACGGAGATGCGCTGACGAAGGAGATGATTCCGTACCTGCAACAGCACTTCCGAATCATCGATCAACCGTATGCACGGCTGGTGGAAGGCGCTTCGACCGGTGGATGGGAGACGCTTGCATTACAACTCCATTATCCCGATTTCTTTGGTGGAGCATGGGTCTTCAATCCCGATCCCATCGATTTTCAGAACTGGCAGCTGATCAATATCTACAAGGATGACAATGCGTTCGAAGTTCCGGGCTTCCCGGAGTTTCATTCGTCCGAGCGTCCGTTCCGTCGCTCGACTGAAGGGCAGGTTATCTACACGCAAAGAAAGATGAGCCTCTTCGAAGCGGTCATGGGATCGCACGGCCGATCAGGAGATCAGATAGACGCGTGGGAGGCAATCTACGGACCGGTCGGTCAGGATGGTTATCCCGTTCCGCTGTGGGATCCGCTCACTGGAAAGATCGATCACAACGTTGCGCTCTACATGCGGGATCACGGTTACGACCTGCGGTACTACGCGGCGGCAAACTGGCCGACGCTGGGTCCGAAGATCGTGGGCAAGCTGCATTTCTTCTCCGGCGACATGGATAACTTCTATCTGAACCTGGCGGTCTACCGTTTCCAGGAATTTCTGGAAGGCACAAAAGACCCGCATTACGAGGGTGAATTTTCGTTTGGCCGTCCACTGAAAGGCCACAACTGGCACAGGACGACGTGGGCTGAACTGGTGCGCGAGATGGCGGATTACGTTCGCAAGAACACGCCAGCCGGGCAGAACGTCGCAGAGTGGAATTACTGAGAATTAAGGACGGGGATCATGAGGATCATACGCGTTATTGGGACCTTATTGTGCGCCAGCCTGCTCGCGACGCCAGTTTTAGCCCAGCAAAAGAAGGCGTCGTCGATGGCCGAAGAGTGGACGATTCCCGTAGTGGCGAAGACGATGAAGAACGGATTGACGGTAATCGTTTCTGAAGATCACTCGGCGCATACCTTCGGCATGAACATCATCTACCGGATCGGCTATCGCCTCGAACCATCGGAACGCAGCGGATTCGCACATCTTTTCGAGCACATGATGTTCGAGGGAACGCCTGATGCGAAGAAAGGTGTGATGAGCGAAGTAGTGCGTGGCGGCGGCGGTTGGTACAACGCCGATACACGCGCCGACTATACCGAGTACATAGATTCGGCACCGATCTCGGCGCTCGACCCGGTTCTCTGGTGTGAAGCCGACAGGATGAAGACTCTTGATTTCAACCCTGTCACGCTGGACAACCAGCGGAAGGTGGTCGAGGAAGAACTCAGGGGAAGCGTTCTCAACCGTCCCTACCAACTTTTCTACGTGATCGATTTACCGGATAAGGCATTCGACAATTTTGCCAACACTCACAACCCCTTTGGAAATTTCCAGACCCTCGACGCGGCTACTGTGGATGACGTGAAGTCCTTTTACGAACATTTTTACGCGCCGAACAACGCCATCATGGTCATCGTTGGCGATGTCACGCCGGATGAGGTGTTCGCGAAGGTGGAGAAGTATTTCGGACGGATCGCGCCCCGCAAGGTCCCTCCGCCACCCGACGTTTCGGAGTCTCCCCAGAAGACGGAAAGACGG includes:
- a CDS encoding succinylglutamate desuccinylase/aspartoacylase family protein, translating into MASVLRIGPVVAERGQVARGFLPVGETITGPVQLPVIVIHGAERGPVLCLTAGVHATEYASIDAVMRLINELRPESLRGSVVAVPIVNMHMFSSRSPFVSPLDGVNLNKIAPGGKGSISEMLAQSLFEEVITKSEYHIDLHAGDFGEMLLEFAGYSLTGNGELDRKGEALARVFTPRVFCLAPKGSTLPPSPGFVANAAANKGIVSILAEAGGNGTLEELDVQIHVRGVRNVLRFLKMMDGDPEIPGPQVQATDWHNTRTSCSGLMHLKVSVGDEVRAGQEIAEIRDVFGQTVETVRAAKGGLVMLAWAHKAVKSGDPVVRCWSTRPALPFAETDRFISRAR
- a CDS encoding PLP-dependent aminotransferase family protein, with protein sequence MTVTATAKKVALSQRAARLVPTMPPPEPADVISLGSGHGFPGVFPDLTEMATVALSQYRPETLQYGPTLGLPDMREWIAGYMRENGVETSADNVLVVNGAKHGLDLISRLLLDEGDTVIVTAPTYFTCIPIFKTFGVKFIEVSQDEHGLVVDELEETLQRREREGLPTPKLIYNVPDYHNPAGVTMPRDRRERLVRIAEAHGMYVVEDSPYRRVRFEGEQEPMVKAFDRGDTVFVLGTFSKLVAPGMRVGWIVTSPEMVARLAQLKSDLGSCPLTQRIILEFCRAGLLEKHTKRVQDTYRRHRDTMIAALRKELPEASFVVPHGGYYLWLTLPKHIDADKLTERAMAEKVGIIPGSKFYAGNGPKGLGAPKNNIRLCYSHADPHEIEEAIHRLARAVRSMSA
- a CDS encoding alpha/beta hydrolase-fold protein → MAFARLRSAVLPTIVGYLFLCAAAMAQGPRFEVSFPASLQAQPITGRLIVVLARRDSPEPRLTISELGPPIYGIDVDQLQPGSPAVVDSRALGFPLKMSELPAGDYYAQAVMNVYTECHRTDGHSVWVYMNDGLGMHLLNTAPGNLYSEPVKVHVDPAAPSTVKLELSKVIPPDPEPQDTAWLKHVKIKSELLTRFWGHPVFIGATVLLPKGYDEHPHAHYPVVYVHEHGIPFQFTTDASHEEQEKRGARAANVETGYEFYQSWDSDKFPRFIAVTFHQPTPFFPSSYSINSANDGPYGDALTKEMIPYLQQHFRIIDQPYARLVEGASTGGWETLALQLHYPDFFGGAWVFNPDPIDFQNWQLINIYKDDNAFEVPGFPEFHSSERPFRRSTEGQVIYTQRKMSLFEAVMGSHGRSGDQIDAWEAIYGPVGQDGYPVPLWDPLTGKIDHNVALYMRDHGYDLRYYAAANWPTLGPKIVGKLHFFSGDMDNFYLNLAVYRFQEFLEGTKDPHYEGEFSFGRPLKGHNWHRTTWAELVREMADYVRKNTPAGQNVAEWNY
- a CDS encoding MurR/RpiR family transcriptional regulator: MTVHVDRNTLPNGTWALLRNLTPRRREIIRPVLESPSTYVLLGLRGVSRKLKSDPATVLRTVQAMGFKRYRDFQQYLHEYTIAFSTSLEALEKGSERAKGTEGLIQASIKRDMDNLKQLQNTLDPGRVIAVAQKVYEARRILLIGGDMVTALVTYLDYNLAMLGLNVVRAVLPGEINHRVRTIGKQDVVIGISFGRGLRQTVEGLKEARENGAYCVAVSDTFISPVAKHADQFFLTPTEKLSFADSYVACMALFNVLLIACANVERRSTMALLKKVAQEQRSGYRWYFEEPHTPSHNND